From Lucilia cuprina isolate Lc7/37 chromosome 4, ASM2204524v1, whole genome shotgun sequence:
ttcagatttaatgttttaaatatctaaattataTTCACCCCTATCGTCaatagaattgaaaattttgttctcttGAGATTTTCATTTTCCTCGAAGAAAAATTTGCTATTGTGAACGTGTTGTGagcaattcattcacaatagttgattttgtatggaacaaaattcaacaaatttcacaacaggggaattttttcacgacaaaaaagttagcgaacgaaaaaagtaaaatgggAAATGATTATTGACGTTAGAGGTGATTGTTTCTTGAAACGTTTAGATAGATGTCATACAAAAGATACATAGAAAAAGTGTACCTATAACGAGTtcattgtatataaataatcacccctatcgccaatcatcatttcaTGTGAAAGatgttcccttttcacttttttccttCATGATCTCTTTTTTGTCGTGAAATTTGTTGattgaattttgtaaacattgagcAGCTGTTCCAtgcaaaatcaactattgtgaatgaattgtttacaaCAAGTTCACGACAGCATGCTTTGAGATtgaaattaaaccaaaaacgATCGGAGTATTTTTATTAGCTAAAactgaattgaaaaaaaatggcTAATGTTAAAATCAATTGTAAACTATTCAACTTAACAGCTCTGTTTCTAAAACACACCTGTTGTAATTTAGACATCATCTTTATCgctgcaatttttattattattgtcatattccagttatatttaaaaagttcaaTCACGTTTGCTCGTGTTaagcttaaaatatttatataacattcCCCACTTCTGTTAAAGTAGCGGTTGAAATAGTGACTTctgctttttattataaatcttgTTTAGAATATGCGTTGTTTTATATGACAGTTTCTTGTTAAGAACGCAATTATTTTGTCATGCTTCagacattttttgtataaaacctttttaagtttaataacaCAGACCAAGAAATTTGTAGTCGAGagattaaaatatgtttttctaaagaaatgagTAGCTCCGGATCCTTACATAGATCAGACATCGCGAAGACAGAAATCTTTATATGTGCCTAAAATCTGGGCTTAACATTTTTACCTTTCACAGAAATATCTTGTCGCGAAGGCAGACAGATCTGTGAACATTAAAATAAAGAGTACACGTCTGTACGGACTAGTTGATTAAATCTGACAGTTAACGAAGACTGACTTAAAGTATTTCATTAAACGACCGCTATTAAacgattaaaatttttcaaaaatagttgCATTTCCTGATGGTAGTTGTGGCACTCCCGACGGTTATCAAGGTACATGTATAGATATATTACAATGTCCGCCACTACTGCAATCATTAAAGAATGTTCAAAGATCTCAACTGGAAACACGTTATCTGCAACAGAGTCAATGTGGTAAAAGTGGCAATACCGTACTGGTTTGTTGTCGTTATGATGGTGTAAGCCGCTTTAGTAATCCAACACCTTCAATGCCTAGAGATAACTCGAATTTATTGCCCAATATACGACAATGTGGTCGTTCCTTTGATAATCGTATTTATGGTGGTAGTGCTACTAAAATCGATGAATATCCTTGGACTGCTTTAATCGAATATACAAAACGTAagtgttaatttataaaatttttgaagataTCTAATGAAAAACAATCTTTTTGATATGCTTAACTTTAGCCCGTAACGAAAAGGGTCATCATTGTGGAGCTGCCTTGATAAATAATCGTTATGTGATAACCGCTGCTCATTGTGTTACTGGTCGTGGTATACCGGCTGACTGGCGGGCTACCGGAGTACGTTTGGGAGAATGGGATCGTTCCAGTAATCCCGATTGTGAAATATCCGTAACTGGTGAAAGAGATTGTGCTGAACCTCATTTGGATGTTGGCATTGAAGAAATCACTTATCATCCCAATTATAATGCTCAGGCCTCCAATAATTTACATGACATAGCTCTAATACGTCTGGATCGTTATGTTGATTTCAACGACTTCGTTAGCCCTGTCTGTTTGCCCACCCAATCTTATTTGCGtacaaaaacatttgaaaacattaaaatggaTGTCACCGGCTGGGGCACTACAGAACAGGGTGGTACTAGTGCTTTAAAATTAAAGGCTGGTGTAGATGGTTGGACTTTTGATAGATGTCGCCAAAAATATGCCACCAAAAGAATTTATTTGCAAGACACTCAAATGTGTGCGGGCGGTGAAGAAGGTGTTGACTCTTGTGGTGGTGATTCCGGTGGTCCATTGGTGGTTAAGGAGAGAGTGGATAATCGTGATGTGTATATGTTGTCTGGTGTTGTATCGTTTGGTCCAAAACCTTGTGGCTTACCTGGCTGGCCCGGAGTTTATACCAGGGTTGGTGCTTACATCGATTGGATTACACGTACAATTAGAGCTTAAAATTAGTGTGttctttgtgtgtatgtgtttttttaattttatatcttgCCATTACTTTTAATGCttacttaaatatattataaataatttacgaaaatatattgttgtttttctttaaatttttttttcgcattatacaaaacaaaacatactTTTAAAATTCTGATATGTattgtgttttaaattaattttcttatgaaAGTGTAGTTTTATTAATTAGTCTATAATTGATTGAAAATTCTAGAGATCTCAgatcttgaaattttcaaaattgtcagattttgtagaaaatataattgatcacagattttagcATATCTATAGCCGATCAACTTAAGTGATAACAGCGggacagcaatggtcagagatttgATTTCTCGAGTAACTGAAATTCCTCGAGTACATGGATGCTTTGCTGGTCCATGAACATAACTTGGTACCGGCTGTAAAAAAGTACAAAGGGGCAGTGTTAAAACAAGGCGAACACGGCAGTTGTTCACTTAAAGCATTGTCTAACATTTTGTCCAACCTTAATACAAACCTTGGCTTTTGACCTTTAGAgtctaacaaattaaaaactcttttttaaacaaaataaacaacttgtTTTGTATTCATATTCAAATCATAAATGCTAAGatcttatattttctaaaatccaATCCATATAAGGACCCACCTTTGTAAAAAGTCCCGGCCAACCATCTAAGCCACAGGGTTTCTGAATAAACGATGTAACACCAGATAAAACGTAAACATTACGATTATCTAATCTATCTTTTACAACTAATGATCCACCCGAATCACCATCACAAATACCGACACCTTTTTCACCACCCGCACACATTTGCTCCATACGCAAATATATTCTTTTGGCAGCATACGTTCGACGACATCTCGAAAAGCTCCAACCTGGTAAATTAGCAACCTGTTTTATATTAACTTCGTCATTGGTTTTTGAATTATCCCAACCAACTACTtgcattataatatttttaaatattctaacaCGCATTTTGGTTTGAACGGGCAGACATACGGGACTTATGTAATCGGTGAATTTGATATAGCGATCAAGACGTATCAAAGCGATATCATTACGATATTTTGCAGCACTATAATTTGAATGGATAATGATTTCTTCTATTCCTACATTTAAATAGGGATCGGCACACTTTGTTTTACCCGTTAGAGTTTTTATACAGTCGGGATTAGAGGAGAGATCCCATTCGCCCAAACGTATGTTAGAGATACTCCAATCTGCATCTACTACCACACATTGGGCAGCAGTTAGCACATAACGGTTATTTATTAAGGTGGCTCCACAGTGATGGCTAGTTTTGTTGTTGcctaatgtttaatataaaattgtattatttttttcgtaataACTTCTAAATTCTACCACTTACCATTTGTATATTCTATTAAGGCCGCCCAAGGAAATTCCACTTTTATATCATTTTCATAATTCTCTGGAATAACCCCACATTCCTGAGTATTGGGCAATAAATATATGTTATCCGATTTTTGCACAGAAATTGTTGtattatattgaatttcataaTTGTTGGGACAACAAATTGAGAAGTTATTTTGATCAATTTGTATTTCTATTTGAGATTGCTTGAAACCTTTCCAACAGGTACATATTGTTGTATTTTGAGAACTACTATCGGAAACTGTTGCTAAAGTTTAAAGATAAAAGTTTATCGGTTATAAACTGAATTAGAGATAATTGAATAGAGATGACAGTTTGATAATGCTTTCTCTGTCAACATTGTCAGACTCAAATTGTAAGTTAACACTATTGTAAGAAATTGTCTGTAAATTCCAGAACGGTACGTTTTCGTAGAATATCTGGACAAAATATTGGCACCTTTAAAAACTTACTGTTTTGAGACAAAaccttattcataaaaaatgagaatatgcaacaaattattaataattgtttCATGTTTTGAATCgtttaatttaacaaacaaaatgatGTTATTCACatgagattttaattaaaactaaacattttcgaatgaatttcttttaaagaaattatgaaaaCCTAAAGAATGAGGATTAATGTGTTTACACCCTACATCTGTATATAAGTGGAATCATTTATtaggaatttattaaaattttcccttACAAATTAAGAGATACTGAAAATCACACATATTGAAGATTTTGAACTTTAGGTTaaggtttttaattttagtaaattttacaaaaacgacAGGTTGATTGTAATACtgttaaaaagaatttattattgttataacaCATGTAGGGTGATAGAGTTTACGTTATTAAACTTTCTTAATACTTTTTGATGTTATTCATCAGCtttaacatataattttatttatttaattttttgttttattattaattatacggtagttgattttgtttcttataaatattaattatgttaATGGTAAGCCACCTACCTCCCTTCAAATAAGATGTGAAAAAaaatcccagcaaaatctttacttacccggtaagtaggcaagtaatattgtaGCAAAGTTTAAGTACTTACTTCTTGAGTGAATAACTACTATTTTTGATACCAAAAAagtaactggttacaaatgtgTTTATCTCACTATTTTTCGATCTAAAACTTGCTTTACAGATATTTTATATGATTATTAGTATATTATCTTACTCAATTCTTTAATAATTCAATCtggaatgttttgaaaaaaaaataaatcagtatttctttgaaaaatttttatattaaaattataaccaCTAACtaatttcttattagaaattatagACAATCgtgttaaaaaagtaattaatgttattaataacaaccactcattaccaagtaaagTACAAATAACTAATTTAAGTGTAGCCCTTGAAAGTGGTATTAGTTTCACAAATAGTTCAAAAATGCATCACTACAGCACCACTACAGTCATGTTTGTAATACACAAAAACATTGGTCCTATGCCCATCTTAAAGTAAACCGATcgattcaaaatcattttttgagtcgattgagacatgtctgtctgtccgtccggctggctgtatttttattgattaaaaagtaataaatttataacatttaaaaccaaaatatgaacatccggaagattttttgaaaagggtctttaattagcaagtgactgacagacatgtctagatGGTTTCAGAATAAGGACCTAAAAACTCCGAACCAGTACCGGAAAGTTCGGTCGGACACCATCAATCGatgattattgtttttaattgtattaaaaattttattatttgtgttcAAACTTGTCAAGAACCTGGTTGTGGGAAGTTAATTCTACAGCGATTTGTTTTAatagttagttggttaattaGGATAACGAGTGTGGTGTGTTTCTTCTGAgttgattagttagttaattagttagttagttagttagttagttagttagttagttagttagttagttagttagttagttagttagttacttagttagttagttagttagttagttagggaACCGATCTTTAAATATCACGTGTGAACTATCTACTTTCTATGAAATTGTGTATAACAAAACTTCCACATGTCAATTCACTATCCTATGTCTTAgtatattgactattctatacacTAGTTTAATGTCCTTTGGTTAGTCATTAAATAGAATGTCTATGTTCAGCTACTCGATTAACTATTCTTTGTACTAATCTTTAGGCAGGTCGACAGACTTTATcatggactaatctattgaaaTTTATCTCTGACTAAGTAGTTAAAATTGATTCAGAattcaattatttcaaaattaattcaaaatgttGGTAAAtcctaacaaattaaaattaaaaattacctaTTGATCTACAGCTGTGGTCTACAGACATTTTTTTACTTCTTATAAAagtttgtaatataaaaaagtacttttctgtGGTGGCATTGAGGCAATTTTTCATGTCAAAAACTACCTGAAAAAAGGACAATAGCATTAAATTTTCATTGCCTGATGATGTCATTATAATATATTCCGAAAGAATAAACCCATTACTTATTATGGAACAACCATATTCAAATCCACCTTCCGAAAttaagctaaaatttaagaaattcttactttttccaatcgttttcttaataaaagttctttttcgtttattttaaatgttcataaggatgttttttatgtttgtcttttataattttattcagAAAATATTCATCAATATTTATGAGCATTAATAATGATCATCTTAATTTTACCAtaagttgtttatttgttttgaaatacatacatatatgtacatatgcatgtgtgtttgtatgtatttaacattatattagtactttcatttatttgtatatttgtaaaGATTATcgcattaatatatatatttttttaaattgtatttgtttatgtttttatgtatatttttttaataataataaaattgttctttattcagctcaaaaaaaaaaaaatgaattttgtttagcacaatattgttttaagcttttctataatttatttaacatattctTATCAATTAAATGACAATTAGGCAATttctgtaattttatttaataaaaagaaaacagaatttgttttaaagtttaggtacagagagaaattttaagttaaagtaAAAGTCTTATGACACAGACATATAGAGAGATATATAGAGACAAAGTTttagagatttaaaaaaaatacaagagcaatttttgtaaaagcttaatgttaaaaaagtttattaaaattcttttataaaatatacagttttgatcgttgttatttttttattttataaattagctGCACGCAAATATTAAACACACATTTAAACATCCCAAAACCAGACACACTTAAGCAAAAAGAGAGTTAAAAGTGGAAAAGATCACTTAATGTGACGACACAAATGAGAGCGCAtccattttaaagctttatcaCCAATAGCTTCAACTTTTGGTTTACCCGGCAGACTACGACAACCACAAGTTTCGATAGTTTCTAATTGTGGCAGAGTGGATTTACGCCGCAATTGCTCCTGTTCTGACGGCTGTGGCGTTTGTTGTTCCTgttgtttttcttgttcttCAAGCAGAGGTGTTATAGCGATTAGTTGTTGTGGCTGTGTAgatactgtgttttgtttgttttctgaaTCTGTTTGTTTGGTGTTGCTAACTGCTTTTGTAATCTGCTCATTAACAGGTCACATATCACCGGTGCTAGCCCACCTCATGTCATCGGCCTCGTGTGTTAAATAGCGTGTACCCACTTGAGCTTCTAAATTACGCAAATCACGATAGGTTTGTTTGTCCTGCAGCCAATAATGCTGCAGACTCTTGTCCACCGTATAACGTTTTCGTTGTTTCACTTGCAGCAAATTATTGATCAAATCAATAGCTGGAAAATACATTTGTTTTCTTGTAGAAATTTTGCACAATACAAGAATGAAAGGAAATTCTTACCATTCGATGatatttctttccagggatttGGTGGATACATAAAGGCGGCATTTTGTATTTGATCATTTATGTCCTCTTCCTCATTGAAAGGGAATGTACCACTCAGACTTACATAAATGATCACACCCACACTCCACATATCCAAAGATCGATTATAACCTTTGTTGCGTAAAACCTCGGGAGctaaagataaattttatatggttaaatatgtatatgattcaCAAGTAATAAATTTGACTTTACCTAAATAGGCCGGTGTTCCCACCACTGATCTTCTAAAGGATTTCTCTCCTATAATGCGCGCATAACCAAAATCACATAATTTGACTTGTGGAAATTCAGCATCGGAGGAGAGCAACACATTCTCGGGTTTTAGATCACAATGCACAATATTTTGACTGTGTAGATGCTTGAGAGCAATAAGTATTTGTGTAATAAGAAATTTCGTTACTCTTTCGCTGAGACGTCCTCTTTCGTGCGAAAGTATCATTTCCAACATATCACCTTTGAGCTTTTCCATTACCACAAATATTCTTTCGGGTGTTTCGAACATACGTTCGAGATTTACAACGCCACAATGGGAAATGTTCTGTTagaattataaaatgaaaacgtTTAATAGGTAACAGTGAAGGGGTTTCGATTAACACACCTGTAATATGGCCACTTCATTCTTTAATTGAGCTTCTTGTTTCGTGGGAAATCTTAATTTATCTATGACTTTAATGGCTACTTCTCGTTTAGTTTTCTTATGAACACCGCCATACACCACACCAAATTGACCCGAGCCTAATACCTCATCAGGGAATATTTGATATAATTGACCCATATCTTGTATATTATCCTCAGACTCGCAACATTCTGTCAAAAACACAAGTATTAtagtttctttaatttaatcaaaattaagtaattttcaaCTTACGTGTATTGGTGACATGCATGTAGGCCTGTTTTATGGAAGTTTCCCAACTTTTTGCTATATCTGTACCGATACCACTATCTGGCGGTGGTAAACGTACAGCTTGTTCCTCCCTTACACCCGCCAAAGGATCTTGACCGGCATAGTAAGTGACATTGGCGGTGCGTAtttcaaaacaataattattatcaACTCTAACATCATTGTTAGTCTCTATGAGTTGTATATCGGCCAAGGGAATTTCCTTGTGATATTTACTACCCTGTTCTGAGATGAAAAGTGTTATGGTCTTTGAATCCAAACGCCAGAAATAACGTTTTACTGTACTATCCAAACTGGTGAAATGCACCAGCCAACCTTCCTTAATGGCTTGACCACCACGTTTTTTGGTGTGTTTCACTGATTGCACGATACGCATTAGGGGTATATTGGCACTAGGTGATGATGAAGAACTTGATTGTTCCGATTGTCCATCGACAGATTGTCCCTCGGCCATACATCTCGAATCTCTGTTATACGATGTACGTTCATTTGTTGTCGCAAGACCATTAACCAATTCGGGCGGTGAGTTATGAGCATTTGTTGTGGTCTTAGCACTCATGACATTACCCATGCGTCCCTGTTTTACCGCCATTATATTATTGCCACCACCATAACCTGTACGACTATTATTGAAATCATTTGAGGCATTATCATCGAAATCACTATCATCGAATTCTTCCTTAAAGAAATTATCACGTTCCTTATGGGCTACATGTGTGGGTGTGTACGATGATTCATTGTAGTCCCCATGACTCAATTGCCGTTCACCGGTACAGTCTTGTGGTACTTTATCCATACATTTCTTATGTGTATTATATTGGCAATCACGGCACTGTAGACCCTGTTTGAAAAGTCCTTTCAGTagttttttacaatattgacAAACGGTCGGTATACCATAGGTGTGCACCATAAACGTATGTGGAATGCGTATATTCTGATAGGCAGATGTTGTGGCACATATACCGGTATTGGCAAGCAGCTGGCCATTTCGACTACCGGCCGAGGAAGAACGTTGATGACTTCTATGGTAAATTGGCACATTCTGAAAGTTTGCGAAAGGGGACAATTAATACGGCATTTATAGGACGGGGAATCAGAATAAAGAGTTGAAATGTATGTGTGaatttttattcttataaataaatttctctctaaaaattgtcttaaatacTCTATAGCCATTGAAATTCTACTGTTCTACTTGTTCGCATCTAGTATCAAATCAGAAactcttttttgttttgataacgaaaaattaagaaattgatACAAAACGTTGTCAATAGACAAcggatgtttataaaatttcaaaatagttttaataacgTTTCGTTGTCATTGTAAGAAAgcattgttgtcatttcgattaCACTTTAAATCATTTCGGCATTGCATCGCTgtgatttcgacaacgaatcgTTGTCATTTGGACAATGTAGACAGTATGGTTCTGTTTGACGCCATAGCATTGTTGTTAATATGACAACTATCCGTACATACTtcgacaacggatgttattgaaaaataataaacactttggtgtcgaTTTGGTACCAATCGTTTATACTTTTAAAACGTCTTTTGCACCTTTGTATAGGTATGAAACTAGACTAGAGCTGTTCTGAGCACCGGCTCATTAACCCATACCAGGGAATAACTG
This genomic window contains:
- the LOC111686270 gene encoding serine/threonine-protein kinase D1 isoform X2 — translated: MITPLKVSRSEIPDSGLTYLSERILLFRHDYNSPNVLHIINSAGDVVDETLVEIVLTASPILYPTSDMPTLKPHNLNVHSYKSPTFCDFCGEMLFGLVRQGLKCDGCGQNYHKRCVVKIPNNCNNSNDLSNSSKRSSLLQPPRSPSGGSTQSLISNDEQQQQAKNDSGSSLNVPIYHRSHQRSSSAGSRNGQLLANTGICATTSAYQNIRIPHTFMVHTYGIPTVCQYCKKLLKGLFKQGLQCRDCQYNTHKKCMDKVPQDCTGERQLSHGDYNESSYTPTHVAHKERDNFFKEEFDDSDFDDNASNDFNNSRTGYGGGNNIMAVKQGRMGNVMSAKTTTNAHNSPPELVNGLATTNERTSYNRDSRCMAEGQSVDGQSEQSSSSSSPSANIPLMRIVQSVKHTKKRGGQAIKEGWLVHFTSLDSTVKRYFWRLDSKTITLFISEQGSKYHKEIPLADIQLIETNNDVRVDNNYCFEIRTANVTYYAGQDPLAGVREEQAVRLPPPDSGIGTDIAKSWETSIKQAYMHVTNTQCCESEDNIQDMGQLYQIFPDEVLGSGQFGVVYGGVHKKTKREVAIKVIDKLRFPTKQEAQLKNEVAILQNISHCGVVNLERMFETPERIFVVMEKLKGDMLEMILSHERGRLSERVTKFLITQILIALKHLHSQNIVHCDLKPENVLLSSDAEFPQVKLCDFGYARIIGEKSFRRSVVGTPAYLAPEVLRNKGYNRSLDMWSVGVIIYVSLSGTFPFNEEEDINDQIQNAAFMYPPNPWKEISSNAIDLINNLLQVKQRKRYTVDKSLQHYWLQDKQTYRDLRNLEAQVGTRYLTHEADDMRWASTGDM
- the LOC111686270 gene encoding serine/threonine-protein kinase D3 isoform X1; this translates as MEGPEVTFLFQFGSIRDAVSVAANVLTLKTLKDLACEFINTKIPDSGLTYLSERILLFRHDYNSPNVLHIINSAGDVVDETLVEIVLTASPILYPTSDMPTLKPHNLNVHSYKSPTFCDFCGEMLFGLVRQGLKCDGCGQNYHKRCVVKIPNNCNNSNDLSNSSKRSSLLQPPRSPSGGSTQSLISNDEQQQQAKNDSGSSLNVPIYHRSHQRSSSAGSRNGQLLANTGICATTSAYQNIRIPHTFMVHTYGIPTVCQYCKKLLKGLFKQGLQCRDCQYNTHKKCMDKVPQDCTGERQLSHGDYNESSYTPTHVAHKERDNFFKEEFDDSDFDDNASNDFNNSRTGYGGGNNIMAVKQGRMGNVMSAKTTTNAHNSPPELVNGLATTNERTSYNRDSRCMAEGQSVDGQSEQSSSSSSPSANIPLMRIVQSVKHTKKRGGQAIKEGWLVHFTSLDSTVKRYFWRLDSKTITLFISEQGSKYHKEIPLADIQLIETNNDVRVDNNYCFEIRTANVTYYAGQDPLAGVREEQAVRLPPPDSGIGTDIAKSWETSIKQAYMHVTNTQCCESEDNIQDMGQLYQIFPDEVLGSGQFGVVYGGVHKKTKREVAIKVIDKLRFPTKQEAQLKNEVAILQNISHCGVVNLERMFETPERIFVVMEKLKGDMLEMILSHERGRLSERVTKFLITQILIALKHLHSQNIVHCDLKPENVLLSSDAEFPQVKLCDFGYARIIGEKSFRRSVVGTPAYLAPEVLRNKGYNRSLDMWSVGVIIYVSLSGTFPFNEEEDINDQIQNAAFMYPPNPWKEISSNAIDLINNLLQVKQRKRYTVDKSLQHYWLQDKQTYRDLRNLEAQVGTRYLTHEADDMRWASTGDM
- the LOC111685942 gene encoding serine protease easter-like, coding for MGQLLKIVCILAVLFVNDSLSQSIAFPDGSCGTPDGYQGTCIDILQCPPLLQSLKNVQRSQLETRYLQQSQCGKSGNTVLVCCRYDGVSRFSNPTPSMPRDNSNLLPNIRQCGRSFDNRIYGGSATKIDEYPWTALIEYTKPRNEKGHHCGAALINNRYVITAAHCVTGRGIPADWRATGVRLGEWDRSSNPDCEISVTGERDCAEPHLDVGIEEITYHPNYNAQASNNLHDIALIRLDRYVDFNDFVSPVCLPTQSYLRTKTFENIKMDVTGWGTTEQGGTSALKLKAGVDGWTFDRCRQKYATKRIYLQDTQMCAGGEEGVDSCGGDSGGPLVVKERVDNRDVYMLSGVVSFGPKPCGLPGWPGVYTRVGAYIDWITRTIRA
- the LOC111686343 gene encoding serine protease easter-like → MNKVLSQNTTVSDSSSQNTTICTCWKGFKQSQIEIQIDQNNFSICCPNNYEIQYNTTISVQKSDNIYLLPNTQECGVIPENYENDIKVEFPWAALIEYTNGNNKTSHHCGATLINNRYVLTAAQCVVVDADWSISNIRLGEWDLSSNPDCIKTLTGKTKCADPYLNVGIEEIIIHSNYSAAKYRNDIALIRLDRYIKFTDYISPVCLPVQTKMRVRIFKNIIMQVVGWDNSKTNDEVNIKQVANLPGWSFSRCRRTYAAKRIYLRMEQMCAGGEKGVGICDGDSGGSLVVKDRLDNRNVYVLSGVTSFIQKPCGLDGWPGLFTKVGPYMDWILENIRS
- the LOC111686270 gene encoding serine/threonine-protein kinase D1 isoform X3 produces the protein MITPLKIPDSGLTYLSERILLFRHDYNSPNVLHIINSAGDVVDETLVEIVLTASPILYPTSDMPTLKPHNLNVHSYKSPTFCDFCGEMLFGLVRQGLKCDGCGQNYHKRCVVKIPNNCNNSNDLSNSSKRSSLLQPPRSPSGGSTQSLISNDEQQQQAKNDSGSSLNVPIYHRSHQRSSSAGSRNGQLLANTGICATTSAYQNIRIPHTFMVHTYGIPTVCQYCKKLLKGLFKQGLQCRDCQYNTHKKCMDKVPQDCTGERQLSHGDYNESSYTPTHVAHKERDNFFKEEFDDSDFDDNASNDFNNSRTGYGGGNNIMAVKQGRMGNVMSAKTTTNAHNSPPELVNGLATTNERTSYNRDSRCMAEGQSVDGQSEQSSSSSSPSANIPLMRIVQSVKHTKKRGGQAIKEGWLVHFTSLDSTVKRYFWRLDSKTITLFISEQGSKYHKEIPLADIQLIETNNDVRVDNNYCFEIRTANVTYYAGQDPLAGVREEQAVRLPPPDSGIGTDIAKSWETSIKQAYMHVTNTQCCESEDNIQDMGQLYQIFPDEVLGSGQFGVVYGGVHKKTKREVAIKVIDKLRFPTKQEAQLKNEVAILQNISHCGVVNLERMFETPERIFVVMEKLKGDMLEMILSHERGRLSERVTKFLITQILIALKHLHSQNIVHCDLKPENVLLSSDAEFPQVKLCDFGYARIIGEKSFRRSVVGTPAYLAPEVLRNKGYNRSLDMWSVGVIIYVSLSGTFPFNEEEDINDQIQNAAFMYPPNPWKEISSNAIDLINNLLQVKQRKRYTVDKSLQHYWLQDKQTYRDLRNLEAQVGTRYLTHEADDMRWASTGDM